In a single window of the Xylanimonas protaetiae genome:
- a CDS encoding HlyD family efflux transporter periplasmic adaptor subunit — MSRAAWARLVGGVLAVTVVVAGLTWVLGRRDGQVTSFLATVRSQSVDVGVDYPGTVTQALVAPGGHVEAGDPLLAVASLRLAHDIAEGLLPASTDAYQVAEDGTTTVLAPAAGTVTDVLVTRGQYIPGGEVLATIDVSATTYVEARFLLDPTDLTRLAVGAPVTIALPDRHRLQGTVSGLAVDNADAKAVVTAEVAAEALADGRGGVLTQPGTPVVASVRLAPQGPLSSLFEALDGFRQKVAGL; from the coding sequence GTGAGCCGGGCGGCGTGGGCCCGCCTGGTGGGCGGGGTGCTCGCGGTCACCGTGGTCGTGGCGGGGCTCACCTGGGTGCTGGGCCGCCGCGACGGGCAGGTCACCAGCTTCCTGGCCACGGTGCGCTCGCAGAGCGTCGACGTCGGGGTGGACTACCCCGGCACGGTGACGCAGGCGCTCGTCGCGCCCGGCGGGCACGTCGAGGCCGGAGACCCCCTGCTCGCCGTCGCCAGCCTGCGCCTCGCGCACGACATCGCCGAGGGGCTGCTGCCCGCCAGCACCGACGCCTACCAGGTGGCTGAGGACGGCACGACGACGGTCCTCGCGCCCGCCGCCGGCACGGTCACCGACGTGCTGGTCACCCGCGGGCAGTACATCCCGGGCGGGGAGGTGCTCGCGACGATCGACGTGTCCGCCACCACGTACGTCGAGGCGCGGTTCCTGCTCGACCCGACGGACCTCACCCGCCTGGCGGTGGGCGCGCCCGTGACGATCGCGCTGCCCGACCGCCACCGGCTCCAGGGGACCGTGAGCGGGCTGGCCGTCGACAACGCCGACGCCAAGGCGGTCGTCACCGCCGAGGTCGCCGCCGAGGCCCTGGCCGACGGCAGGGGCGGGGTGCTCACGCAGCCCGGCACCCCGGTCGTCGCGAGCGTGCGGCTCGCGCCGCAGGGGCCGCTCTCGTCCCTGTTCGAGGCCCTCGACGGGTTCCGGCAGAAGGTGGCGGGCCTGTGA
- a CDS encoding glycosyl hydrolase yields MTRRLRGAVALLAVAVLLGCTATSEAGPGGPPAAPSAVPAPRPPDVDLTILPARQVAPTPGMRLAEGLSPPTNRWFSALALGDAPQPVFPLPLAVALTATGFGVGVPQVTTTATGVFGPYAPQLTVDVGGRDPEVSAYDAASVTMDLGTGALTVVEGSPVLHWTAANPGAARFDTPFEPGGPAGSAVAAVGGRTWLLLATDPDGAPAAPALAADGRSADVPAGGGLAWLALPDGVAAGSAAARTLADAAAHPPAPTTLRWAVSAGTATTELDLGAPTAVVRLPHQATLAPADDLDCDGLGAYATVLGAATACAGRTAAWSVPAVAVDATLDVAALPEAERAELADAVTADTERLAGDAAPAYPADTYFGGKALARDAHLLTLATALGLDEPAARLRERLGAELRLRAEPDGCARRAERCFVLDPVLATVVGLPAGFGSEEGNDHHFHDGYLLEAAALAAADDAAHGDGTLAAALAPVADLLAADVAAAGPVPAGDGPAIPALRTFDAFAGHSWASGYAPFADGNNQESSSEAVAAWHGLALWASVRDDAALGDEARWLLASEAASARAYWLEPDGGPTSFASLVWGGKRERATWFSPAPSAALGIQVLPVTPSSGYLAGPEGTPPDGGARVRANLAEALGVAPADLWADPSAWDIPFGDQLLAYAALAGPDDAAHAAALLRELPDERIDDGSTRAWLLAWAMTRAAGG; encoded by the coding sequence GTGACCCGCCGCCTGCGGGGAGCCGTCGCGCTGCTCGCGGTGGCCGTGCTGCTGGGCTGCACGGCCACCTCCGAGGCCGGGCCCGGCGGCCCGCCCGCCGCTCCGTCCGCCGTCCCCGCGCCCCGCCCGCCCGACGTCGACCTGACGATCCTCCCGGCCCGGCAGGTCGCACCCACGCCCGGGATGCGGCTGGCCGAGGGACTCTCGCCGCCCACGAACCGCTGGTTCTCGGCGCTCGCGCTCGGCGACGCGCCGCAGCCGGTCTTCCCGCTGCCGCTGGCCGTCGCCCTGACGGCGACCGGCTTCGGCGTCGGCGTCCCGCAGGTGACGACGACGGCGACCGGCGTCTTCGGCCCGTACGCGCCCCAGCTCACCGTGGACGTCGGCGGGCGGGACCCCGAGGTCTCCGCGTACGACGCCGCGTCCGTGACCATGGACCTCGGCACGGGCGCCCTCACGGTCGTCGAGGGCTCCCCGGTGCTGCACTGGACGGCGGCCAACCCCGGGGCGGCACGCTTCGACACCCCGTTCGAGCCCGGCGGACCGGCGGGCTCCGCCGTCGCCGCCGTGGGCGGGCGCACGTGGCTCCTGCTGGCGACCGACCCCGACGGCGCCCCCGCCGCTCCGGCGCTCGCGGCCGACGGCCGGTCCGCCGACGTCCCCGCGGGCGGCGGCCTCGCGTGGCTCGCGCTGCCCGACGGCGTCGCCGCCGGGTCGGCGGCCGCGCGGACGCTGGCCGACGCCGCCGCGCACCCGCCCGCGCCCACGACCCTGCGCTGGGCGGTCTCCGCGGGCACCGCCACCACGGAGCTCGACCTCGGCGCCCCCACCGCCGTCGTCCGGCTGCCGCACCAGGCGACGCTCGCCCCGGCGGACGACCTGGACTGCGACGGGCTCGGCGCGTACGCGACCGTGCTGGGCGCCGCCACCGCGTGCGCCGGCCGCACCGCCGCCTGGTCCGTCCCGGCCGTCGCCGTCGACGCCACGCTCGACGTCGCCGCCCTCCCCGAGGCCGAGCGGGCCGAGCTCGCCGACGCCGTCACGGCCGACACCGAGCGGCTCGCCGGGGACGCCGCGCCCGCCTACCCGGCCGACACGTACTTCGGCGGGAAGGCCCTCGCGCGCGACGCGCACCTGCTCACGCTCGCCACCGCGCTCGGCCTCGACGAGCCCGCGGCACGCCTGCGCGAACGCCTCGGGGCGGAGCTGCGCCTGCGCGCCGAGCCCGACGGCTGTGCCCGCCGGGCCGAGCGCTGCTTCGTGCTCGACCCGGTGCTCGCCACCGTCGTCGGGCTGCCGGCAGGGTTCGGCTCCGAGGAGGGCAACGACCACCACTTCCACGACGGGTACCTGCTGGAGGCCGCGGCGCTCGCCGCCGCGGACGACGCCGCGCACGGCGACGGGACGCTCGCCGCGGCCCTCGCACCCGTCGCCGACCTGCTGGCCGCCGACGTCGCCGCGGCCGGCCCCGTGCCCGCCGGAGACGGCCCTGCCATCCCCGCGCTGCGCACCTTCGACGCGTTCGCGGGCCACTCGTGGGCCTCCGGCTACGCCCCCTTCGCGGACGGCAACAACCAGGAGTCCTCCTCCGAGGCGGTCGCCGCGTGGCACGGCCTGGCCCTGTGGGCGTCCGTGCGGGACGACGCCGCGCTGGGCGACGAGGCACGCTGGCTGCTCGCCTCCGAGGCCGCCTCGGCCCGCGCCTACTGGCTCGAGCCCGACGGCGGCCCGACGTCGTTCGCGTCGCTCGTGTGGGGCGGCAAGCGGGAGCGGGCGACCTGGTTCTCACCGGCGCCGAGCGCTGCGCTCGGCATCCAGGTGCTCCCCGTGACGCCGTCCTCGGGCTACCTCGCGGGCCCGGAGGGGACGCCGCCCGACGGCGGCGCCCGCGTCCGGGCGAACCTCGCCGAGGCGCTCGGCGTCGCCCCGGCCG